A genomic window from Streptomyces mirabilis includes:
- a CDS encoding amylo-alpha-1,6-glucosidase — MTDRHHLLVHGGTFAAVGDGGDISGVRSGSSPDGLFVRDARHLSRWQLTVDGAVPEALTPVADGDTARCVLVPRGGRNEPPAYTLFREQAVTDGAFVEALRVTSNRPSPTTVRIALTVDADFTDQFELRSDYRTYAKIGAVRGRQVLDDGVEFSYQRGEWRSCTTITSEPPPDGVEETGTGARRLVWTLDLEPHASAELALRVAARPHGALKDPEVPASPSAANERLLALEGEFADGVPFPTGWPELAAACARGLSDLAVLQVPATGPDGEELRVPAAGVPWFLTLLGRDALLTSLFALPYRPELAAATLPALAATQAVEVGSGAVAQPGKIVHEVRHGELAHFGQVPYGRYYGSVDATPLFLVLLGAYTEQTGDPALARRLEANARAAIGWMLDHGGLTSVGYLVYRADGGGLANQNWKDSPGAICSADGSRPSGPVMAAGAQGYAYDALRRTAHLSRTVWGDEVYAALLEQAAADLRDRFQRDFWMSEHAFPALALDGDGRQVDALASDAGHLLWSGLLDKEYGELVGHRLLEPDFFSGWGVRTLAAGQPAYHPLSYHRGSVWPHDNALITLGLARYGLHDEARSVAHALVDAATVAGHRLPEVLAGYGRETHGEPVPYPHACVRESRSAAAPLALLTAVGGA; from the coding sequence ATGACGGACCGGCATCATCTGCTCGTGCACGGTGGGACGTTCGCCGCCGTGGGCGACGGCGGGGACATCAGCGGGGTGCGCAGCGGCAGCTCCCCGGACGGGTTATTCGTACGGGACGCCCGGCACCTCAGCCGCTGGCAGCTGACCGTCGACGGCGCGGTGCCCGAGGCGCTGACGCCGGTCGCGGACGGCGACACGGCACGCTGTGTACTCGTCCCGCGCGGCGGGCGCAACGAACCGCCCGCGTACACGCTCTTCCGTGAGCAGGCCGTCACCGACGGCGCGTTCGTGGAGGCGCTGCGCGTCACCAGCAACCGCCCGTCGCCCACGACCGTGCGCATCGCGCTCACCGTGGACGCCGACTTCACGGACCAGTTCGAGCTGCGCTCCGACTACCGTACGTACGCCAAGATCGGCGCCGTACGAGGGCGTCAGGTCCTCGATGACGGGGTGGAGTTCAGCTACCAGCGCGGGGAGTGGCGGTCCTGCACGACGATCACTTCCGAGCCCCCGCCGGACGGGGTCGAGGAGACCGGCACCGGCGCCCGTCGCCTCGTATGGACCCTGGACCTCGAACCCCACGCCTCGGCGGAGCTTGCGCTGCGCGTGGCGGCCCGCCCGCACGGGGCGCTGAAGGATCCGGAGGTGCCCGCCTCACCCTCCGCGGCGAATGAACGACTCCTGGCGCTGGAAGGCGAGTTCGCGGACGGCGTGCCCTTCCCGACCGGCTGGCCGGAGCTGGCCGCGGCCTGTGCGCGCGGGCTGTCCGACCTCGCGGTGCTCCAGGTCCCGGCGACGGGCCCGGACGGCGAGGAGCTGCGGGTGCCGGCGGCCGGAGTGCCGTGGTTCCTCACGCTCCTGGGCCGCGACGCCCTGCTGACCTCCCTGTTCGCGCTCCCCTACCGCCCCGAGCTCGCCGCCGCCACGCTGCCCGCGCTCGCCGCGACGCAGGCGGTCGAGGTGGGATCGGGTGCGGTGGCCCAGCCCGGCAAGATCGTGCACGAGGTGCGCCACGGTGAGCTGGCGCACTTCGGGCAGGTGCCGTACGGGCGGTACTACGGATCGGTGGACGCGACGCCACTGTTCCTGGTGCTGCTCGGCGCGTACACAGAGCAGACGGGTGACCCGGCCCTGGCCCGGCGGCTGGAGGCCAACGCCCGGGCGGCGATCGGCTGGATGCTGGACCACGGCGGTCTGACCTCCGTCGGCTATCTCGTCTACCGCGCGGACGGCGGCGGCCTCGCCAACCAGAACTGGAAGGACTCCCCCGGCGCGATCTGCTCCGCCGACGGGAGCCGCCCCAGTGGGCCGGTGATGGCCGCGGGCGCGCAGGGATACGCGTACGACGCGCTGCGCCGCACCGCCCACCTGTCCCGTACGGTCTGGGGCGACGAGGTCTACGCCGCCCTGCTCGAACAGGCGGCTGCGGACCTCCGTGACCGTTTCCAGCGGGACTTCTGGATGAGTGAACACGCCTTCCCGGCGCTGGCGTTGGACGGTGACGGCCGTCAGGTCGACGCCCTCGCCTCGGACGCCGGGCACCTGCTGTGGTCGGGGCTGCTCGACAAGGAGTACGGCGAACTGGTCGGCCACCGCCTGCTGGAGCCGGACTTCTTCTCCGGCTGGGGTGTGCGCACCCTGGCCGCCGGGCAGCCGGCGTACCACCCGTTGTCGTACCACCGCGGTTCGGTCTGGCCGCACGACAACGCCCTGATCACGCTGGGACTGGCCCGCTACGGCCTGCACGACGAGGCCCGTTCGGTCGCCCACGCGCTCGTCGACGCCGCCACGGTCGCCGGCCACCGTCTGCCGGAGGTCCTCGCCGGGTACGGCCGCGAGACACACGGGGAGCCGGTGCCCTATCCGCATGCGTGCGTACGGGAGTCCCGTTCGGCGGCGGCGCCGTTGGCGTTGCTCACGGCGGTCGGGGGCGCTTGA
- a CDS encoding MGH1-like glycoside hydrolase domain-containing protein, giving the protein MDSTTQLTIHRTGTTTPARTSGSPAPPGSHEITHSGAYVYDPDRLAGSLHLRAARVLEGNWTGTSTVPSHGLYPHQWSWDSAFIAIGLRHLSPLRAQTELETLLGAQWGDGRIPHIVFNPSVPLDAYFPSPDFWRSSTAGRAAGAPRTVQTSGIVQPPVHALAAWLVHQADPGLSRSRSFLSRMYPRLAAWHRYLLHRRDLGGGGLASVVHPWEQGMDNSPCWDAPLSRVTPAAPRSFRRADLDHGSAEDRPTDLDYGRYVRLATDYRDGGYADGAGEFAVEDPAFNALLIASEHALAAIARELGAAGTARHARAERLTAALVERLWDPAEGMFFCRDVYGGEGRGGESYGGDACDEGESGALSSGRRSPESGAHASERRSSESGAHGSERDSRALTPEQHSAESSAHASERRSRQSGALASEQRSRAGALIPERSVAGLLPLILPALPRDIAATLVRTVGGPHFGVGGVARLAPSYDLTGHAFDPHRYWRGPAWFNTNWLLERGLRLHGEHGRAEELRAALLETADTSGFAEYVDPYTGEACGALGFSWTAALTLDLLHEPARADQADRADRADRADQSTHVVSHPGHRAFDKAQGTPPHASRASHTPHTPHSSFETGAKGGDRG; this is encoded by the coding sequence GTGGACAGCACAACCCAACTCACCATCCACCGCACGGGGACCACCACCCCCGCGCGCACCTCGGGTTCCCCCGCTCCGCCCGGTTCGCACGAGATCACCCACTCCGGCGCGTACGTATACGATCCCGACCGGCTCGCCGGGTCGCTGCACCTCAGGGCCGCCCGGGTACTCGAAGGCAACTGGACGGGAACGTCCACGGTTCCCTCGCACGGGCTGTATCCGCACCAGTGGTCCTGGGACTCCGCTTTCATCGCGATCGGCCTGCGCCACCTGTCCCCCTTGAGGGCACAGACGGAACTGGAGACGCTGCTCGGCGCCCAGTGGGGTGACGGCCGGATCCCGCACATCGTGTTCAACCCCTCCGTCCCGCTCGACGCCTACTTCCCGAGCCCCGACTTCTGGCGCTCCTCGACCGCGGGGCGCGCTGCGGGCGCCCCGCGCACCGTACAGACGTCGGGCATCGTGCAGCCACCGGTGCACGCGCTCGCCGCCTGGCTGGTGCACCAGGCCGACCCGGGCCTGTCCCGGTCGCGTTCCTTCCTCTCCCGGATGTATCCCCGGCTGGCCGCCTGGCACCGCTATCTGCTGCACCGGCGGGACCTGGGCGGCGGCGGGCTCGCCTCCGTGGTGCACCCGTGGGAGCAGGGCATGGACAACAGCCCGTGCTGGGACGCCCCGCTCAGCCGTGTCACCCCGGCCGCGCCGCGCTCCTTCCGCCGCGCCGACCTCGACCACGGGTCCGCGGAGGACCGGCCGACGGACCTCGACTACGGCCGGTACGTGCGACTCGCGACGGACTACCGGGACGGCGGGTACGCCGACGGCGCCGGCGAGTTCGCCGTCGAGGACCCGGCGTTCAACGCGCTGCTGATCGCCTCCGAGCACGCGCTCGCCGCGATCGCGCGGGAGCTGGGCGCGGCGGGGACGGCGCGGCACGCCCGCGCGGAACGGTTGACGGCGGCGCTGGTGGAACGCCTGTGGGACCCGGCGGAGGGGATGTTCTTCTGCCGGGATGTGTATGGCGGGGAGGGGCGCGGTGGGGAGTCGTACGGCGGGGATGCGTGCGACGAGGGCGAGAGCGGTGCTCTCAGTTCGGGGCGGCGCTCTCCTGAGAGCGGTGCTCACGCCTCGGAGCGGCGCTCTTCCGAGAGCGGTGCTCACGGGTCGGAGCGGGACTCTCGGGCTCTCACACCGGAGCAGCACTCCGCCGAGAGCAGTGCTCACGCTTCGGAGCGGCGCTCCCGCCAGAGCGGCGCTCTCGCTTCGGAGCAGCGCTCTCGCGCCGGGGCGCTCATCCCCGAGCGCAGCGTGGCCGGGCTGCTCCCGCTCATCCTCCCCGCGCTCCCCCGCGACATCGCCGCCACCCTGGTCCGCACGGTCGGCGGCCCGCACTTCGGGGTCGGCGGGGTCGCCCGGCTGGCGCCGAGCTACGACCTGACCGGGCACGCCTTCGACCCGCACCGCTACTGGCGCGGCCCCGCGTGGTTCAACACGAACTGGCTGCTGGAGCGCGGGCTGCGACTGCACGGGGAGCACGGGCGCGCGGAGGAGTTGCGGGCGGCGCTGCTGGAGACGGCGGACACGTCCGGGTTCGCGGAGTACGTGGATCCGTACACCGGCGAGGCCTGCGGCGCGCTCGGCTTCAGCTGGACGGCCGCACTGACCCTGGACCTGCTGCACGAGCCCGCGCGAGCCGACCAAGCCGATCGGGCGGATCGGGCGGATCGGGCGGATCAGTCGACGCACGTCGTGTCCCATCCGGGGCACCGCGCGTTCGACAAGGCACAGGGCACGCCGCCACACGCATCGCGCGCATCACACACGCCACACACACCACACAGTTCATTCGAGACGGGCGCCAAGGGAGGGGACCGGGGATGA
- a CDS encoding MFS transporter — protein MPELSPRHRLLVLAICCMSLLIVSLDNTVLNVALPSMQKELHASVAGLQWTIDAYTLVLASLLMLAGSTADRIGRRRVFKAGLVIFTLGSVLCSVAPNLDSLVAFRMVQAVGGSMLNPVAMSIITNTFTDPRERARAIGVWGGVVGISMAAGPIVGGLLVDSVGWRSIFWINLPVGLAALLLTWRYVPESRAPKARRPDPVGQLLVIALLGSLTYAIIEAPSSGAPQTLAFGAIAVAALLGLLWYEPRRAEPLIDLGFFRSAPFSGATVVAISAFAALSGFLFLSTLYLQNVRGLDALHAGLWMLPMAVMCFVCAPLSGRLVGNRGPRLPLLIAGVSMTASGILFAAFEGETSNVTLVIGYVLFGLGFGFVNAPITNTAVSGMPRTQAGVAAAVASTSRQIGGTLGVAVVGAVLASGIQASAYRETFVSAARPGWWILAGCGLAVLVLGALTSGRWARGTAERTARQLESAEVRDSVTVRV, from the coding sequence ATGCCCGAGCTCAGTCCTCGCCACCGTCTTCTCGTCCTCGCGATCTGCTGTATGAGCCTGCTGATCGTGAGCCTCGACAACACGGTCCTGAACGTCGCCCTGCCCTCGATGCAGAAGGAACTGCACGCGAGCGTGGCGGGCCTCCAGTGGACCATCGACGCGTACACGCTGGTCCTGGCGTCGCTGTTGATGCTCGCGGGCTCGACCGCCGACCGCATCGGCCGCCGCCGGGTCTTCAAGGCGGGCCTGGTGATCTTCACCCTCGGTTCGGTCCTGTGCTCCGTCGCTCCGAACCTGGACTCGCTCGTCGCCTTCCGCATGGTGCAGGCGGTCGGCGGCTCGATGCTGAACCCGGTCGCGATGTCGATCATCACCAACACCTTCACGGACCCGCGCGAGCGTGCCCGCGCGATCGGCGTCTGGGGTGGTGTGGTCGGCATATCGATGGCCGCGGGGCCGATCGTGGGCGGCCTGCTCGTGGACTCGGTCGGCTGGCGGTCGATCTTCTGGATCAACCTCCCGGTCGGCCTCGCCGCGCTCCTGCTCACCTGGCGTTACGTCCCCGAGTCCCGCGCCCCCAAGGCCCGCCGCCCCGACCCGGTCGGGCAGCTTCTCGTCATCGCGCTGCTCGGCTCCCTGACGTACGCGATCATCGAGGCGCCCAGCTCCGGCGCTCCCCAGACCCTCGCCTTCGGCGCGATCGCCGTCGCCGCGCTGCTCGGCCTGCTGTGGTACGAGCCCCGGCGCGCCGAACCCCTCATCGACCTGGGCTTCTTCCGTTCGGCGCCGTTCAGCGGGGCCACGGTCGTCGCCATCAGCGCGTTCGCCGCGCTCAGCGGGTTCCTGTTCCTCTCGACGCTCTATCTGCAGAACGTGCGCGGTCTGGACGCGCTGCACGCGGGCCTGTGGATGCTGCCCATGGCGGTCATGTGCTTCGTGTGCGCGCCGCTGTCGGGGCGGCTGGTCGGCAACCGGGGGCCGCGACTGCCCCTGCTGATCGCGGGGGTCTCGATGACCGCGAGCGGGATCCTCTTCGCCGCGTTCGAGGGCGAGACGTCGAACGTCACGCTCGTCATCGGGTACGTCCTCTTCGGCCTCGGCTTCGGCTTCGTGAACGCCCCCATCACCAACACCGCCGTCTCCGGCATGCCCCGCACCCAGGCCGGGGTCGCTGCCGCCGTCGCCTCCACCAGCCGCCAGATCGGCGGCACCCTCGGTGTCGCCGTGGTCGGCGCGGTCCTGGCCTCCGGCATCCAGGCCTCGGCGTACCGGGAGACGTTCGTGTCGGCCGCCCGCCCCGGCTGGTGGATCCTCGCCGGCTGCGGTCTCGCCGTGCTCGTCCTGGGCGCGCTGACCAGCGGACGCTGGGCACGCGGGACGGCCGAGCGGACGGCACGGCAGCTGGAGTCGGCGGAAGTCCGGGACTCGGTGACCGTCCGGGTCTAG
- the dusB gene encoding tRNA dihydrouridine synthase DusB → MSTTALAPATPLSIGPHTVQPPVVLAPMAGITNAPFRTLCREFSGGKGLFVSEMITTRALVERNEKTMQLIHFDATEKPRSIQLYGVDPATVGKAVRMIAEEDLADHIDLNFGCPVPKVTRKGGGSALPYKRNLLRAILREAVSGAGDLPVTMKMRKGIDDDHMTFLDAGRIAVEEGVTAIALHGRTAAQHYGGTADWDAIARLKEHVPEIPVLGNGDIWSAEDALRMVRETGCDGVVVGRGCLGRPWLFGDLVAAFEGRQDAYARPTLREVAAVMVRHATLLGEWIGDEARGVIDFRKHVAWYLKGFAVGSEMRKRLAITSSLAELSDGLAELDLDQPWPAGADGPRGRTSGNNRVVLPDGWLKDPYDCAGISEDAELDTSGG, encoded by the coding sequence ATGTCCACGACCGCCCTCGCCCCCGCCACCCCGCTGTCGATCGGCCCCCACACCGTCCAGCCGCCCGTCGTCCTCGCCCCCATGGCCGGGATCACGAACGCGCCGTTCCGCACGCTCTGCCGCGAGTTCAGCGGCGGAAAGGGCCTGTTCGTCAGCGAGATGATCACCACGCGGGCGCTGGTCGAGCGCAACGAGAAGACCATGCAGTTGATCCACTTCGACGCGACCGAGAAGCCGCGCTCGATCCAGCTGTACGGCGTGGACCCGGCGACCGTCGGCAAGGCCGTCCGCATGATCGCGGAGGAGGACCTCGCCGACCACATCGACCTGAACTTCGGCTGCCCGGTCCCGAAGGTCACCCGCAAGGGCGGCGGCTCCGCCCTCCCGTACAAGCGCAACCTCCTGCGGGCGATCCTGCGCGAGGCCGTCAGCGGGGCGGGCGACCTCCCGGTGACGATGAAGATGCGCAAGGGCATCGACGACGACCACATGACGTTCCTCGACGCCGGACGGATCGCCGTCGAGGAGGGCGTCACCGCCATCGCCCTGCACGGCCGCACCGCCGCCCAGCACTACGGCGGCACGGCCGACTGGGACGCCATCGCGCGGCTCAAGGAGCACGTGCCGGAGATCCCCGTCCTCGGCAACGGCGACATCTGGTCGGCGGAGGACGCGCTGCGAATGGTGCGCGAGACCGGCTGCGACGGGGTCGTGGTCGGGCGCGGCTGCCTCGGCAGGCCGTGGCTGTTCGGCGACCTGGTGGCCGCCTTCGAGGGGCGCCAGGACGCCTACGCCCGCCCGACCCTGCGCGAGGTCGCGGCCGTCATGGTCCGCCACGCCACCCTGCTCGGCGAGTGGATCGGCGACGAGGCGCGCGGTGTCATCGACTTCCGCAAGCACGTGGCCTGGTACCTGAAGGGCTTCGCGGTCGGCTCCGAAATGCGCAAGCGGCTCGCGATCACGTCGTCCCTCGCCGAACTCTCGGACGGCCTCGCCGAGTTGGACCTCGACCAGCCCTGGCCGGCGGGCGCGGACGGCCCGCGCGGCCGCACGTCCGGCAACAACCGCGTGGTCCTGCCGGACGGCTGGCTCAAGGACCCGTACGACTGCGCGGGCATCAGCGAGGACGCGGAGCTGGACACGTCCGGGGGCTGA
- a CDS encoding helix-turn-helix transcriptional regulator codes for MTTMTQESTAPRPVEAIDPAQRAVSVTSPRPVDPEPHGSVAPRGSEIRRHELATFLRNRRERITPEQVGLPRGRRRRTPGLRREEVAQLSAVGVTWYTWLEQARDIQVSEQVLDALARTLMLDSSERAHLFRLAGAVDPTPAAPCPTLTPALLEVLSQLEPVPACIQNSRYDILAYNRTYARLMMRDLDAVPPEDRNCMILAYTHPEWRESIVLLDETMRVMAAKLRGSMAGHLGEPAWKLLVKRLRTESAEFREIWERYEVYGGSRSKTKQFLNPYVGLLTVDHTDLWLAPDMGARMVTYAPVDEQSRERLRKLHEIALTAETEAA; via the coding sequence ATGACGACGATGACGCAGGAGAGCACCGCTCCCCGGCCGGTGGAGGCCATCGACCCCGCTCAGCGGGCGGTGTCCGTGACTTCTCCCCGGCCGGTGGACCCCGAGCCGCACGGCTCCGTCGCCCCCCGCGGCAGCGAGATCCGGCGGCATGAGCTCGCCACCTTCCTGCGCAACCGCCGTGAGCGCATCACGCCGGAGCAGGTCGGACTGCCCCGCGGCCGTCGCCGGCGCACGCCGGGCCTGCGCCGCGAGGAGGTCGCGCAGCTCTCCGCCGTCGGCGTCACCTGGTACACCTGGCTCGAACAGGCCCGTGACATCCAGGTCTCCGAACAGGTCCTCGACGCGCTGGCCCGCACCCTGATGCTCGACTCCAGCGAGCGCGCCCACCTCTTCCGGCTGGCCGGAGCCGTCGACCCCACGCCCGCCGCGCCGTGCCCGACCCTCACCCCGGCCCTGCTCGAGGTGCTGTCCCAGTTGGAGCCGGTTCCGGCCTGCATCCAGAACAGCCGCTACGACATCCTGGCCTACAACCGCACGTACGCCCGGCTGATGATGCGCGACCTCGACGCCGTACCGCCCGAGGACCGCAACTGCATGATCCTCGCCTACACCCACCCGGAGTGGCGCGAGTCGATCGTGCTCCTCGACGAGACCATGCGCGTGATGGCCGCCAAGCTGCGCGGCTCGATGGCCGGCCACCTCGGCGAGCCCGCCTGGAAGCTGCTGGTCAAGCGACTGCGGACGGAGTCGGCGGAGTTCCGTGAGATCTGGGAGCGGTACGAGGTGTACGGCGGCTCGCGCAGCAAGACCAAGCAGTTCCTGAACCCGTACGTCGGGCTGCTCACCGTCGACCACACCGACCTGTGGCTCGCCCCCGACATGGGCGCCCGCATGGTGACGTACGCCCCCGTGGACGAGCAGAGCCGCGAACGCCTGAGGAAGCTGCACGAGATCGCGCTGACGGCGGAGACGGAAGCCGCCTAG
- the ppdK gene encoding pyruvate, phosphate dikinase, protein MSENKDPHGAESGDSGVEGTKFVYDFTEGNRDLKDLLGGKGANLAEMTNLGLPVPPGFTITTEACKTYLGSGEEPAALRDEVSAHLEALEATMGKKLGQADDPLLVSVRSGAKFSMPGMMDTVLNIGLSDKSVQGLAKQAGDDRFAWDSYRRLIQMFGKTVLGIDGELFEDALDAAKTAKKVTVDTELEAADLKKLVTKFKRIVKTEAGRDFPQDPREQMDLAIHAVFDSWNTDRAKLYRRQERIPHDLGTAVNVCSMVFGNLGPDSGTGVAFTRDPASGHQGVYGDYLQNAQGEDVVAGIRNTVPLAELESIDKKSYDQLMQIMETLENHYKDLCDIEFTIERGQLWMLQTRVGKRTAGAAFRIATQLVDQGLIDEAEALQRVTGAQLAQLMFPRFDDQAKVDQIGRGIAASPGAAVGKAVFDSYTAIKWSRSGEKVILIRRETNPDDLDGMIAAEGILTSRGGKTSHAAVVARGMGKTCVCGAEELEVDTKRRRMTAPGGVVVEEGDVVSIDGSTGKVYLGEVPVVPSPVVEYFEGRMHAGADDADELVAAVHRIMAYADRVRRLRVRANADNAEDALRARRFGAQGIGLCRTEHMFLGDRRELVERLILADTEEEREDSLKELLPLQKRDFVELFEAMDGLPVTIRLLDPPLHEFLPDVTELSVRVALAESRGDANENDLRLLQAVHRLHEQNPMLGLRGVRLGLVIPGLFTMQVRAIAEAAAERKNAKGDPRAEIMIPLVGTVQELEIVREEADQVIAEVQAAAGTNLRLAIGTMIELPRAALTAGQIAEAAEFFSFGTNDLTQTVWGFSRDDVEASFFTAYLEKGIFGVSPFETIDKDGVGSLVKSAVQAGRATRPDLKLGVCGEHGGDPESVHFFHEVGLDYVSCSPFRIPVARLEAGRAASTAKGSDHR, encoded by the coding sequence GTGTCGGAAAACAAAGATCCCCATGGAGCCGAGAGCGGCGACAGCGGCGTTGAGGGTACGAAGTTCGTTTACGACTTCACCGAAGGCAACAGGGACCTCAAGGACCTCCTCGGCGGCAAGGGTGCGAACCTCGCCGAGATGACCAACCTGGGCCTTCCCGTCCCTCCGGGCTTCACCATCACCACCGAGGCGTGCAAGACCTACCTGGGCAGTGGCGAGGAGCCGGCGGCACTGCGTGACGAGGTGAGCGCGCACCTCGAGGCCCTCGAGGCGACGATGGGCAAGAAGCTCGGCCAGGCCGACGACCCCCTCCTCGTATCCGTCCGTTCCGGGGCGAAGTTCTCCATGCCGGGCATGATGGACACCGTGCTGAACATCGGCCTCTCCGACAAGTCGGTCCAGGGCCTCGCCAAGCAGGCCGGCGACGACCGCTTCGCGTGGGACTCGTACCGCCGTCTCATCCAGATGTTCGGCAAGACGGTCCTCGGCATCGACGGCGAGCTCTTCGAGGACGCGCTGGACGCGGCGAAGACGGCCAAGAAGGTCACGGTCGACACGGAGCTGGAGGCCGCGGACCTCAAGAAGCTGGTCACCAAGTTCAAGAGGATCGTCAAGACCGAGGCCGGCCGGGACTTCCCGCAGGACCCGCGCGAGCAGATGGACCTCGCGATCCACGCGGTCTTCGACTCCTGGAACACCGACCGCGCCAAGCTCTACCGCCGCCAGGAGCGCATCCCGCACGACCTCGGCACCGCGGTCAACGTCTGTTCGATGGTCTTCGGCAACCTCGGCCCCGACTCGGGCACGGGTGTGGCGTTCACGCGCGACCCCGCGTCCGGCCACCAGGGCGTGTACGGCGACTACCTGCAGAACGCCCAGGGCGAGGACGTGGTCGCGGGCATCCGCAACACGGTCCCGCTCGCGGAGCTGGAGTCGATCGACAAGAAGTCGTACGACCAGCTGATGCAGATCATGGAGACCCTGGAGAACCACTACAAGGATCTCTGCGACATCGAGTTCACCATCGAGCGCGGCCAGCTGTGGATGCTCCAGACCCGCGTCGGCAAGCGCACGGCGGGTGCGGCCTTCCGCATCGCCACGCAGCTGGTGGACCAGGGCCTGATCGACGAGGCGGAGGCCCTCCAGCGAGTGACGGGCGCCCAGCTCGCGCAGCTGATGTTCCCGCGCTTCGACGACCAGGCGAAGGTCGACCAGATCGGCCGGGGCATCGCGGCGTCGCCGGGCGCGGCGGTCGGCAAGGCGGTCTTCGACTCGTACACCGCGATCAAGTGGTCGCGTTCGGGCGAGAAGGTCATCCTGATCCGCCGGGAGACCAACCCCGACGACCTGGACGGCATGATCGCGGCCGAGGGCATCCTGACCTCGCGTGGCGGCAAGACCTCGCACGCCGCCGTCGTGGCGCGCGGCATGGGCAAGACGTGCGTGTGCGGCGCCGAGGAGCTCGAGGTCGACACCAAGCGGCGGCGTATGACGGCCCCGGGCGGAGTGGTCGTCGAGGAGGGTGACGTCGTCTCGATCGACGGCTCGACGGGCAAGGTCTACCTGGGCGAGGTCCCGGTCGTGCCCTCCCCGGTCGTCGAGTACTTCGAGGGCCGGATGCACGCGGGCGCCGACGACGCGGACGAGCTCGTCGCGGCCGTCCACCGGATCATGGCGTACGCGGACCGGGTCCGCCGCCTGCGTGTGCGCGCCAACGCGGACAACGCGGAGGACGCCCTCCGTGCCCGCCGCTTCGGCGCGCAGGGCATCGGTCTGTGCCGCACCGAGCACATGTTCCTCGGCGACCGGCGTGAACTGGTCGAGCGCCTGATCCTGGCCGACACGGAGGAGGAGCGCGAGGACTCCCTCAAGGAGCTCCTGCCCCTCCAGAAGCGGGACTTCGTCGAACTCTTCGAGGCGATGGACGGCCTCCCGGTGACGATCCGTCTCCTGGACCCGCCGCTGCACGAGTTCCTGCCGGACGTGACCGAACTGTCCGTACGGGTGGCACTGGCCGAGTCGCGCGGCGACGCCAACGAGAACGACCTGCGCCTGCTCCAGGCCGTGCACCGCCTGCACGAGCAGAACCCGATGCTGGGCCTGCGCGGCGTACGTCTCGGCCTGGTCATCCCCGGCCTGTTCACCATGCAGGTACGGGCGATCGCGGAGGCGGCGGCCGAGCGCAAGAACGCCAAGGGCGACCCGCGGGCCGAGATCATGATCCCCCTCGTCGGTACGGTCCAGGAGCTGGAGATCGTCCGCGAGGAGGCCGACCAGGTCATCGCGGAGGTGCAGGCGGCCGCCGGCACGAACCTCAGGCTCGCCATCGGCACGATGATCGAACTCCCGCGGGCCGCCCTGACCGCCGGTCAGATCGCCGAGGCCGCCGAGTTCTTCTCCTTCGGTACGAACGACCTCACGCAGACCGTCTGGGGCTTCTCCCGGGACGACGTGGAGGCGAGCTTCTTCACCGCGTACCTGGAGAAGGGGATCTTCGGTGTCTCCCCCTTCGAGACCATCGACAAGGACGGTGTGGGTTCCCTGGTGAAGTCGGCCGTGCAGGCCGGCCGTGCCACCCGCCCCGACCTGAAGCTCGGCGTCTGCGGCGAACACGGCGGCGACCCCGAGTCCGTCCACTTCTTCCACGAGGTGGGACTGGACTACGTGTCCTGCTCCCCCTTCCGGATCCCGGTGGCGCGCCTGGAGGCGGGCCGCGCGGCGTCGACGGCGAAGGGCAGCGACCACCGCTAG